A window from Salvia miltiorrhiza cultivar Shanhuang (shh) chromosome 2, IMPLAD_Smil_shh, whole genome shotgun sequence encodes these proteins:
- the LOC131012763 gene encoding dirigent protein 22-like, with the protein MASIKITLSMLLFLTIFTYSQAKLRHHKETEMTLYYKDYAGGPNATSIPIPGPSTGPLNFTMFGAMFVVDDPAVEDIEDASAPIIARGRGVYIISALDGSHAQLLMSVVFINGKYKGSTLEIQGSYAQFEPVAEAAVVGGTGKFRLARGYATYEILSYDPVSGYSVTRSNITVLHY; encoded by the coding sequence ATGGCATCAATCAAAATCACATTATCCATGCTTCTATTTCTTACCATTTTTACATATTCTCAGGCAAAGTTAAGGCATCACAAAGAGACAGAAATGACACTCTACTACAAAGATTATGCCGGCGGCCCAAATGCGACATCAATCCCGATACCGGGCCCGTCGACCGGGCCCCTAAATTTCACCATGTTTGGAGCCATGTTTGTCGTAGACGACCCGGCAGTCGAAGACATTGAGGACGCCTCGGCCCCAATTATTGCAAGGGGCCGAGGCGTCTACATCATTTCGGCCTTAGATGGGTCCCATGCTCAGTTGCTAATGTCAGTTGTATTTATCAATGGCAAGTATAAAGGCAGCACATTGGAAATACAAGGTTCCTACGCGCAGTTTGAGCCGGTggcggaggcggcggtggtgggcGGCACTGGAAAATTCCGGCTAGCCCGCGGTTACGCTACGTACGAGATTCTTTCCTATGATCCCGTGAGCGGCTATTCAGTCACCCGATCTAATATCACTGTGCTACATTACTAG
- the LOC131012764 gene encoding dirigent protein 22-like: MASIKITLSIILFLTISIHSKAELGLLKETKMSFYYHDYAGGPNATTIEARGPSTEPLSFIRFGASFVTDDPITEEIEEGSTLIARGRGTYVISALDGTHAQVVMSIVFINGEYKGSTLEIQGSYAQFERLNEAAVVGGTGIFRLARGYATYEVLSYDSVSGYSVTQSNMTVLHY; the protein is encoded by the coding sequence ATGGCATCCATAAAAATCACATTATCTATTATTCTATTTCTTACTATTTCCATACATTCTAAGGCAGAATTAGGGCTTCTCAAAGAGACCAAAATGTCATTCTACTACCACGATTACGCCGGCGGCCCGAATGCGACCACGATCGAGGCACGCGGCCCTTCGACCGAGCCCTTAAGCTTCATACGGTTCGGAGCCTCATTCGTCACGGACGACCCGATAACCGAAGAAATCGAGGAAGGCTCAACCCTAATTGCGAGGGGCCGAGGTACATACGTCATCTCGGCCCTAGATGGGACCCACGCTCAAGTAGTGATGTCGATTGTGTTTATCAATGGCGAGTACAAAGGCAGCACGTTGGAAATACAAGGTTCATACGCGCAGTTTGAGCGGCTGaatgaggcggcggtggtgggcGGCACCGGAATATTCCGGCTGGCACGCGGTTACGCGACGTACGAGGTTCTTTCCTATGACTCCGTGAGCGGCTATTCAGTCACTCAATCTAACATGACTGTGCTACATTACTAA